Proteins from a single region of Nitrososphaerota archaeon:
- a CDS encoding DNA-3-methyladenine glycosylase produces the protein MGRKFFQRYTPTVAKELIGSLLVRRIDGETLSGVIVETEAYRGREDPASHAYRGKTPRNEVMFGPPGHAYVYFTMGMHYCLNVTTEPVGNAAAVLLRAIEPAKGMGLMSKNRGIADVQRLASGPGNLTKAMAIDRSLNGEDLVTSDRLFLESGRPEASILATSRVGVSAGRSNPWRFFLEGSRFVSRARPAAAPRTHN, from the coding sequence ATAGGACGAAAGTTCTTCCAGCGGTACACTCCGACTGTGGCGAAAGAGCTGATAGGGTCGCTGCTCGTAAGGAGGATAGACGGAGAGACCCTTTCAGGCGTAATCGTCGAAACGGAAGCTTACCGAGGACGGGAAGACCCCGCGAGCCACGCCTATAGAGGCAAGACCCCCAGAAACGAAGTCATGTTCGGGCCGCCCGGTCATGCCTACGTCTATTTCACGATGGGGATGCATTACTGCCTCAACGTAACCACGGAACCGGTGGGAAATGCGGCAGCTGTCCTCCTGAGGGCGATCGAGCCCGCCAAAGGTATGGGACTTATGTCTAAGAACAGGGGGATCGCGGACGTCCAGAGGCTCGCCTCTGGGCCTGGCAACCTGACCAAGGCGATGGCGATCGACAGGAGCCTCAATGGGGAAGACCTAGTGACGTCTGACAGGCTGTTCCTCGAGAGCGGCAGGCCGGAGGCGTCCATACTGGCGACTTCCAGGGTCGGCGTGTCGGCGGGGAGGTCGAACCCCTGGCGGTTCTTCTTGGAGGGGAGCAGGTTCGTCTCAAGAGCGCGGCCGGCGGCCGCCCCCAGAACCCATAACTAA
- a CDS encoding ArsR family transcriptional regulator — protein sequence MQAAPRRVKTIYSVIASPQRLEILRILNIKGPLTYSALKTLAGFKSKKESGKFAYHLRKLVKQLLIQLNRQERKYTVTNLGRLVLNLTRQIEEQSLVESGKLYVRTSHQTMEEFNANKILQSLVKEAGMPVELAQKITSETESRLYKFQTQYLTAPLIREIVNALLVEHSMEEYRHKLTRLGMPIYDVTQLLGKVGDDGGNVEALVHQTGKQVFSEYLLLEQLPRDVADAHLSGDIHITNAGSWGLTPDTVFVDLLSMKPAGLNPKGKIANASMIPGPENAERALGIVLNLASMLTREVSDEVAFRNFIQYVGPFCKSRGKRELESLLLRFFETVGSPVAGAVGPAISLDLNPYKHDDVGREVLDKVVDAALGAYRTYVEETPRPEVRLLLAKPNRVDETQTLKDAASIIFNGGRIAFFSTDQRRSFLGLNANVLSPESQADNVSVLYGLSLNLPRLAYDSNQDETYFRAKLALLIGVASDALSTRRRLIERTLKRGLLPSLASGSDGVTSDTMPLIMNMVGLDETLASLIRDPTTASRYDLAEKIVGTATQVAEDKSTKIDRLGVAMLDLDGASRLASLDAEKYGKANIQPLMKGAYTQAPRLQLADLEVPEKVDYMAKLAAGLHGGMSVALDGSAEEVRGIYNLILNATPKLPYFKVDRTISVCRNCGAKLPQGATRCPHCRSVAMSQYSTAS from the coding sequence TTGCAGGCTGCGCCCCGCCGGGTCAAGACCATTTACAGCGTGATCGCTTCTCCACAGAGACTTGAGATTCTGAGGATTCTCAACATCAAAGGGCCCCTGACCTACAGCGCCCTGAAGACCCTGGCCGGGTTCAAATCGAAAAAGGAGTCGGGGAAATTCGCGTATCACCTCAGGAAGCTAGTGAAACAGCTGCTCATCCAGTTGAACCGGCAGGAACGCAAATACACGGTCACCAACCTAGGGAGGCTGGTCCTTAACCTGACAAGGCAGATAGAGGAGCAATCGCTGGTAGAAAGCGGCAAGCTCTATGTCAGGACATCCCATCAGACCATGGAAGAGTTCAACGCAAACAAGATACTCCAGTCGCTGGTGAAGGAGGCCGGGATGCCGGTGGAGCTGGCCCAGAAGATAACCAGCGAAACCGAGTCGAGGCTCTACAAGTTCCAGACCCAGTACCTTACGGCCCCCCTCATCCGCGAGATAGTCAACGCTCTTCTGGTCGAGCATAGCATGGAGGAGTACAGGCACAAGCTCACCAGGCTCGGGATGCCGATCTATGACGTCACCCAGCTCCTGGGGAAGGTGGGAGACGACGGCGGGAACGTGGAGGCGCTAGTCCATCAGACGGGGAAGCAGGTCTTCTCAGAATACCTTCTGCTGGAGCAGCTTCCCAGAGACGTGGCCGACGCTCACCTTTCAGGGGACATTCATATCACGAATGCGGGTTCCTGGGGGCTCACTCCCGACACAGTCTTCGTAGACCTCCTTTCGATGAAGCCAGCTGGGCTTAACCCCAAGGGGAAGATTGCTAATGCTTCGATGATTCCTGGCCCAGAGAATGCCGAGAGGGCCCTGGGGATAGTCCTCAACCTCGCCTCCATGCTCACCAGGGAGGTCTCCGATGAAGTGGCCTTCAGGAACTTCATCCAGTATGTGGGTCCGTTCTGCAAGTCGAGGGGGAAGAGGGAACTGGAATCGCTGCTGCTGCGGTTCTTCGAGACGGTCGGGTCTCCGGTGGCGGGCGCCGTCGGTCCAGCCATCAGCCTTGACCTGAACCCCTACAAGCACGACGATGTGGGCCGGGAAGTCCTGGACAAGGTCGTGGATGCGGCTTTGGGCGCCTATAGGACCTACGTCGAAGAGACCCCCAGGCCAGAAGTCAGGCTCCTGCTTGCCAAGCCGAACAGGGTCGACGAGACCCAGACCCTGAAGGATGCCGCTTCGATAATCTTCAACGGCGGGAGGATAGCTTTCTTCTCCACCGACCAGAGGAGGAGCTTTCTAGGACTGAACGCCAATGTCCTGTCCCCGGAATCTCAGGCGGACAACGTAAGCGTCCTGTATGGGCTCAGCCTGAACCTCCCAAGGCTCGCCTACGACTCCAACCAGGACGAGACATACTTCAGGGCGAAGCTCGCCCTTCTCATCGGGGTGGCGTCAGATGCCTTGTCAACGAGGAGGAGGCTGATTGAGAGGACTCTCAAGAGGGGACTCCTGCCTTCGCTCGCGTCGGGATCCGACGGGGTCACCTCCGACACCATGCCCCTCATCATGAACATGGTAGGGCTCGACGAGACCCTGGCCAGTTTGATACGGGACCCGACTACGGCTTCAAGGTACGACCTTGCCGAGAAAATAGTTGGGACGGCAACACAGGTTGCAGAAGACAAGTCCACCAAGATAGACAGGCTCGGGGTGGCCATGCTTGATCTGGATGGAGCGTCTAGGCTCGCGAGCTTAGACGCGGAGAAGTATGGGAAAGCCAACATTCAGCCCCTCATGAAAGGAGCATACACCCAGGCTCCTAGGCTCCAACTAGCGGACCTGGAGGTCCCAGAGAAAGTAGACTATATGGCAAAGTTAGCCGCGGGCCTTCACGGCGGCATGTCAGTGGCACTCGACGGATCAGCGGAAGAAGTCAGAGGGATTTACAACCTGATACTCAACGCGACCCCCAAACTCCCCTACTTCAAAGTGGACAGGACGATTTCGGTCTGCAGGAACTGCGG